From the genome of Streptacidiphilus rugosus AM-16, one region includes:
- a CDS encoding FtsK/SpoIIIE family DNA translocase — protein sequence MATRTSGSGSQTRGAGTAKKATPAKAAAKKAPAKKAAPAKGAARKAPAKKAAAAPAPKPAPPKPLAYRAVRGGWLGMAHGVGAVARGFGNGAKGLHPAHRKDGLALLLIGLALLVAAGSWSDPQGWLGILVTDGVKGAFGQLTVVVPLLLFGIAVRLMRHPERPEANGRIVIGLTALTVGVLGLIHISCGAPGFQAGATRIRESGGLIGLAASRWLMGAAGPALAVPFLVLVSFFGLLVVTATPVNQIPQRLRLLGERLSILEPLPQPDGPDQFDEDAGLAGLGFGEEGDHGAVHDFEGEPGTPEERAVLLAKRNQLERDGAVAPRRRRPRRRVGAGADQDQPDPFDTIGVAAAAAAELDGAVQHGVLPSPALADVLGRVKDRTPPSDVPPVDFDKADIPPMPEQAPDVPVPGARREDATETPGADEASGAIPPLRSEQLRLPDGGSYRLPSPDVLARGGPGKARSKANDDVVASLMGVFAEFKVDAAVTGFTRGPTVTRYEVELGPAVKVERITALAKNIAYAVASPDVRIISPIPGKSAVGIEIPNTDREMVNLGDLLRSGAATGDLHPMLVGMGKDVEGQTVMANLTKMPHILVAGATGAGKSSCINCLITSVLMRATPDDVRLVLVDPKRVELTAYEGVPHLITPIITNPKKAAEALQWVVREMDLRYDDLAAFGFRHVDDFNRAVRSGKVQPPPGSERVLTPYPYLLVIVDELADLMMVAPRDVEDSIVRITQLARAAGIHLVLATQRPSVDVVTGLIKANVPSRLAFATSSLADSRVILDQPGAEKLIGKGDALFLPMGAGKPLRMQGAFVTEEEIAAVVEHCKAQLQAEYRHDVTVGSAPKKEIDEEIGDDMDLLVAAAELVVTSQFGSTSMLQRKLRVGFAKAGRLMDLMESRGIVGPSEGSKARDVLVQPDELDGVLLTLRGE from the coding sequence ATGGCCACACGCACGTCCGGAAGCGGTTCGCAGACCCGAGGCGCGGGGACGGCGAAGAAGGCCACGCCCGCCAAGGCCGCCGCGAAGAAGGCGCCCGCCAAGAAGGCCGCGCCCGCCAAGGGCGCCGCCAGGAAAGCACCGGCCAAGAAGGCCGCGGCCGCACCCGCCCCGAAGCCCGCGCCCCCCAAGCCGCTGGCCTACCGCGCCGTCCGCGGCGGTTGGCTCGGCATGGCGCACGGCGTGGGCGCGGTCGCCCGCGGCTTCGGCAACGGCGCGAAGGGCCTCCACCCGGCCCACCGCAAGGACGGCCTGGCGCTGCTGCTGATCGGCCTGGCGCTGCTGGTCGCGGCCGGCTCCTGGTCCGACCCGCAGGGCTGGCTCGGCATCCTGGTCACCGACGGGGTCAAGGGCGCGTTCGGTCAGCTGACCGTGGTCGTGCCGCTGCTCCTGTTCGGCATCGCGGTGCGGCTGATGCGGCATCCGGAGCGTCCCGAGGCCAACGGACGGATCGTCATCGGTCTGACCGCGCTGACCGTCGGCGTGCTCGGGCTGATCCACATCAGCTGCGGCGCGCCGGGCTTCCAGGCGGGGGCCACCCGGATCCGCGAGTCGGGCGGGCTGATCGGCCTGGCGGCCTCGCGGTGGCTGATGGGCGCGGCCGGACCGGCGCTGGCCGTGCCGTTCCTGGTGCTGGTCTCCTTCTTCGGCCTGCTGGTGGTCACCGCCACCCCGGTCAACCAGATCCCGCAGCGGCTGCGGCTGCTGGGCGAGCGACTCTCCATCCTGGAGCCGCTCCCGCAGCCGGACGGCCCGGACCAGTTCGACGAAGACGCCGGTCTGGCGGGCCTCGGCTTCGGCGAGGAAGGCGACCACGGCGCGGTCCACGACTTCGAGGGGGAGCCGGGCACGCCCGAGGAGCGCGCGGTGCTGCTGGCCAAGCGCAACCAACTGGAGCGCGACGGCGCCGTCGCGCCCCGCCGCCGGCGTCCGCGCCGCCGCGTGGGAGCGGGCGCGGACCAGGACCAGCCCGATCCCTTCGACACGATCGGCGTCGCGGCCGCCGCGGCCGCCGAGCTCGACGGGGCGGTGCAGCACGGCGTGCTGCCCTCACCGGCGCTGGCCGACGTGCTCGGCCGGGTCAAGGACCGCACACCGCCCAGCGACGTGCCGCCGGTCGACTTCGACAAGGCCGACATCCCGCCGATGCCGGAGCAGGCCCCCGACGTCCCGGTGCCCGGCGCCCGCCGCGAGGACGCCACGGAAACCCCCGGGGCGGACGAGGCCTCGGGCGCCATTCCGCCGCTCCGCTCCGAGCAGCTGCGCCTGCCGGACGGGGGGAGCTACCGGCTTCCCTCGCCGGACGTACTGGCCCGCGGCGGCCCCGGCAAGGCGCGCAGCAAGGCCAACGACGACGTGGTCGCCTCGCTGATGGGCGTCTTCGCCGAGTTCAAGGTCGACGCCGCCGTCACCGGCTTCACCCGCGGCCCGACGGTCACCCGCTACGAGGTCGAGCTCGGCCCGGCGGTCAAGGTCGAGCGGATCACCGCGCTCGCCAAGAACATCGCCTACGCCGTGGCCAGCCCGGACGTGCGCATCATCAGCCCGATCCCGGGCAAGTCCGCGGTCGGCATCGAGATCCCGAACACCGACCGCGAGATGGTCAACCTCGGCGACCTGCTGCGCTCCGGCGCGGCCACCGGCGACCTGCACCCGATGCTGGTCGGCATGGGCAAGGACGTCGAGGGCCAGACGGTGATGGCGAACCTCACCAAGATGCCGCACATCCTCGTCGCCGGCGCCACCGGCGCGGGCAAGTCCTCCTGCATCAACTGCCTGATCACCTCGGTGCTGATGCGCGCCACCCCGGACGACGTGCGCCTGGTCCTGGTCGACCCGAAGCGCGTCGAGCTGACCGCCTACGAGGGCGTGCCGCACCTGATCACCCCGATCATCACCAACCCGAAGAAGGCCGCCGAGGCGCTGCAGTGGGTCGTCCGCGAGATGGACCTGCGCTACGACGACCTGGCCGCGTTCGGCTTCCGGCACGTGGACGACTTCAACCGGGCGGTCCGCTCGGGCAAGGTCCAGCCGCCGCCGGGCAGCGAAAGGGTGCTGACGCCCTACCCGTACCTGCTGGTCATCGTCGACGAGCTGGCCGACCTGATGATGGTCGCCCCGCGCGACGTCGAGGACTCGATCGTCAGGATCACCCAGCTGGCCCGCGCGGCCGGCATCCACCTGGTGCTCGCCACCCAGCGGCCCTCGGTCGACGTGGTCACCGGCCTGATCAAGGCGAACGTGCCCTCCAGGCTCGCGTTCGCCACCTCCTCGCTCGCCGACAGCCGGGTCATCCTGGACCAGCCGGGAGCGGAGAAGCTGATCGGCAAGGGCGACGCGCTCTTCCTGCCGATGGGCGCGGGCAAGCCGCTGCGCATGCAGGGCGCGTTCGTGACGGAGGAGGAGATCGCGGCCGTCGTCGAGCACTGCAAGGCGCAACTCCAGGCGGAGTACCGCCACGACGTGACGGTCGGCTCGGCGCCGAAGAAGGAGATCGACGAGGAGATCGGCGACGACATGGACCTGCTGGTCGCCGCCGCCGAACTGGTCGTCACCAGCCAGTTCGGTTCCACCTCGATGCTCCAGCGCAAGCTGCGGGTCGGCTTCGCCAAGGCGGGCCGGCTGATGGACCTGATGGAGTCGCGCGGGATCGTCGGCCCGAGCGAGGGCTCCAAGGCCCGTGACGTGCTGGTCCAGCCGGACGAGCTGGACGGCGTGCTGCTCACCCTCCGGGGGGAATGA
- a CDS encoding response regulator, with product MVQKAKILLVDDRAENLLALEAILSALDQTLVRAGSGEEALKALLNDDFAVILLDVQMPGMDGFETAAHIKRRERTRDIPIIFLTAINHGPHHTFRGYAAGAVDYISKPFDPWVLRAKVSVFVELYMKNCQLKEQAALLRLQLEAGQAPGQTLLAELSARLAAVEEQAEALTKQLGDSAEAATLATATHLERRLAGLRRALDALEPGAGNRGGAPES from the coding sequence ATGGTGCAGAAGGCCAAGATCCTCCTTGTCGACGACCGCGCGGAGAACCTTCTCGCCCTGGAGGCGATCCTCTCCGCCCTGGACCAGACACTGGTCCGTGCGGGTTCCGGCGAGGAGGCGCTCAAGGCGCTGCTCAACGACGACTTCGCGGTCATTCTGCTGGACGTGCAGATGCCCGGCATGGACGGCTTCGAGACCGCCGCGCACATCAAGCGCCGCGAGCGGACCAGGGACATCCCGATCATCTTCCTGACCGCGATCAACCACGGTCCGCACCACACCTTCCGCGGCTACGCGGCCGGCGCGGTCGACTACATCTCCAAGCCCTTCGACCCGTGGGTGCTGCGCGCGAAGGTCTCCGTCTTCGTCGAGCTCTACATGAAGAACTGCCAGCTCAAGGAGCAGGCGGCGCTGCTGCGGCTGCAGCTGGAGGCGGGGCAGGCGCCGGGGCAGACGCTGCTGGCCGAGCTGTCGGCGCGGCTGGCCGCGGTCGAGGAGCAGGCCGAGGCGCTCACCAAGCAGCTCGGCGACAGCGCCGAGGCCGCCACGCTCGCCACCGCCACCCACCTGGAGCGTCGACTGGCCGGCCTGCGCCGCGCCCTGGACGCGTTGGAGCCGGGCGCCGGCAACCGCGGCGGAGCACCGGAGAGCTGA
- a CDS encoding HAMP domain-containing protein, with protein MRDGNFRRRLTVPGDSVMAEIAAVFNEVAERNQHLTGELARVRRTVGREGRLGERLEIGAGEGAWGAAIDNCNALIDDLARPMAEVGRVLGSIAEGDLQQRMELRALGPDGGSHPLRGEFLKIGRTVNGLVESLSEFTDEVTRLAVEVGTEGKLGGQARVRGMSGTWKDLTDSVNMMASRLTAQVRDIALVTTAVAKGDLSRKVTAQVAGEMLELKNTVNTMVDQLSGFAAEVTRVAREVGTEGRLGGQATVPGVAGTWKDLTDNVNQMATNLTDQVRNIAQVTTAVARGDLSQTIEVDARGEILELKNTINTMVDQLSAFADEVTRVAREVGTEGILGGQAMVPGAAGVWRGLTDNVNFMASNLTFQVRNIATVATAVAKGDLTQRITVDARGEILQLKTTLNTMVGQLSAFADEVTRVATDVGTEGRLGGQAQVPGVSGTWKDLTSSVNLMANNLTNQVRNIAEVTTGVARGDLSKKITVDARGEILELVTTVNTMVDQLSVFADEVTRVARQVGTEGILGGQARVKGVEGIWRDLAENVNGMASNLTFQVRNIAQVATAVAGGDLSKKITIDAQGEVAALADTLNTMVDQLSGFADEVTRVAREVGTEGILGGQARVPGVAGIWKDLTDNVNLMADNLSGQVRNIAQVTTAVAKGDLTRKIDVDARGEILELKTTINTMVDQLSAFADEVTRVAREVGTDGRLGGQARVPGVAGTWQDLTESVNELAGNLTRQVRAIAQVATAVTRGDLSLRIDVDASGELDELKDNINQMIANLRETTRTNQEQDWLKTNLARISGLMQGRRDLEAVAALIMSELTPVVSAQHGAFFLAMPALRSAELVPDSADDVVQHDMVLRLIGSYGYQRRAMPTTFHPGEGLVGQAAVEKKPILLRDAPPGYLKIASGLGEAAPVNVIVMPVLFEGRLLGVIELASFNAFTKISMDFLDQIAEMIGVTVNTIAVNTKTEGLLLESQRLTAELSMRSAELEARQEELQRSNLELEDKAELLATQNRDIEIKNSEIEEARQVLEERAEQLALSSRYKSEFLANMSHELRTPLNSLLILAKLLSDNAEGNLSPKQVEFSETIHGAGSDLLQLINDILDLSKVEAGKMDVRPARIALVQLVDYVEATFRPLTADKGLDFAVRVSPELPVTLHTDEQRLQQVLRNLLSNAVKFTDSGAVELLIQPANGNGGQHRVPQAIREQLLESGAITDPEEPLIAFSVTDTGIGIPQNKLREIFEAFKQADGTTSRKYGGTGLGLSISREIARLLGGEINAESEIDRGSTFTLYLPLREEPEPEAGTGPGQSAHTAQSAHSANSLLSPNPAARWAQEVIEAAHERRRAAAMPSLSRSLPAPLPAPAQEPVSAPTAPSAGAGEQEAAAEPGTAAEGPHEEGGEQLFAPFSGRFNGEKVLIVDDDIRNVFALTSVLETFGLGVLYAENGREGIEVLEQHEDVAVVLMDIMMPEMDGYATTEAIRRMPQFAGLPIIALTAKAMKGDREKSLAAGASDHVTKPVDTDHLLGVMEHWLRARRR; from the coding sequence ATGCGCGACGGCAACTTCCGTCGGCGGCTCACCGTTCCCGGGGACTCCGTGATGGCGGAGATCGCCGCGGTCTTCAACGAGGTCGCCGAGCGGAACCAGCACCTGACCGGTGAACTGGCGCGGGTGCGCCGGACCGTGGGACGCGAGGGCCGGCTGGGGGAGCGGCTGGAGATCGGTGCGGGCGAGGGCGCCTGGGGCGCCGCCATCGACAACTGCAACGCGCTGATCGACGACCTGGCCCGGCCGATGGCCGAGGTCGGCCGGGTGCTCGGGTCGATCGCGGAGGGCGACCTGCAGCAGCGCATGGAACTGCGGGCGCTCGGCCCGGACGGCGGCTCGCACCCGCTGCGCGGCGAGTTCCTCAAGATCGGTCGTACCGTCAACGGACTGGTCGAGTCGCTCTCGGAGTTCACCGACGAGGTGACCAGGCTGGCCGTCGAGGTCGGCACCGAGGGCAAGCTGGGCGGCCAGGCCAGGGTCCGCGGCATGTCCGGCACCTGGAAGGACCTGACCGACTCGGTCAACATGATGGCCAGCAGGCTGACCGCGCAGGTGCGCGACATCGCCCTGGTCACCACGGCCGTCGCCAAGGGCGACCTGTCCCGCAAGGTCACCGCCCAGGTCGCCGGCGAGATGCTGGAGCTGAAGAACACCGTCAACACGATGGTCGACCAGCTCTCCGGCTTCGCCGCCGAGGTCACGCGGGTGGCGCGCGAGGTGGGCACCGAGGGCCGGCTGGGCGGTCAGGCCACCGTGCCCGGCGTCGCAGGGACCTGGAAGGACCTGACCGACAACGTCAACCAGATGGCGACCAACCTCACCGACCAGGTCCGCAACATCGCCCAGGTGACCACCGCGGTCGCCCGCGGCGACCTGTCGCAGACCATCGAGGTCGACGCCCGCGGCGAGATCCTCGAACTGAAGAACACCATCAACACGATGGTCGACCAGCTCTCCGCCTTCGCGGACGAGGTGACCCGGGTGGCCCGCGAGGTCGGCACCGAGGGCATCCTCGGTGGTCAGGCCATGGTGCCGGGCGCGGCGGGCGTGTGGCGCGGACTGACCGACAACGTCAACTTCATGGCGTCCAACCTCACCTTCCAGGTCCGCAACATCGCCACCGTCGCGACCGCCGTCGCCAAGGGCGACCTGACGCAGCGCATCACCGTCGACGCGCGCGGGGAGATCCTGCAGCTCAAGACGACGCTGAACACCATGGTCGGCCAGCTCTCCGCCTTCGCCGACGAGGTGACCCGCGTCGCCACGGACGTGGGCACCGAGGGCAGGCTGGGCGGGCAGGCGCAGGTGCCGGGGGTCTCCGGCACCTGGAAGGACCTGACCAGCTCGGTCAACCTGATGGCCAACAACCTGACCAACCAGGTCCGCAACATCGCCGAGGTCACCACCGGGGTGGCGCGCGGCGACCTGTCGAAGAAGATCACCGTCGACGCCCGGGGCGAGATCCTGGAGCTGGTCACCACCGTCAACACGATGGTCGACCAGCTCTCCGTCTTCGCGGACGAGGTGACCCGGGTGGCCCGTCAGGTGGGCACCGAGGGCATCCTCGGCGGTCAGGCGCGGGTCAAGGGCGTCGAGGGCATCTGGCGCGACCTGGCCGAGAACGTCAACGGCATGGCGTCCAACCTCACCTTCCAGGTGCGCAACATCGCCCAGGTCGCCACGGCCGTGGCCGGCGGCGACCTGTCGAAGAAGATCACCATCGACGCGCAGGGCGAGGTCGCGGCGCTCGCCGACACCCTCAACACCATGGTCGACCAGCTCTCCGGCTTCGCCGACGAGGTGACCCGCGTCGCCCGCGAGGTGGGCACCGAGGGCATCCTCGGCGGTCAGGCCCGGGTGCCCGGCGTGGCCGGGATCTGGAAGGACCTGACCGACAACGTCAACCTGATGGCCGACAACCTGTCCGGTCAGGTGCGGAACATCGCCCAGGTCACCACGGCGGTCGCCAAGGGCGACCTGACCCGCAAGATCGACGTCGACGCGCGCGGCGAGATCCTGGAGCTGAAGACCACCATCAACACGATGGTCGACCAGCTGTCCGCCTTCGCCGACGAGGTCACCCGTGTCGCCCGAGAGGTCGGCACCGACGGCCGGCTCGGCGGCCAGGCCCGCGTGCCCGGCGTGGCCGGGACCTGGCAGGACCTGACCGAGTCCGTCAACGAGCTGGCCGGCAACCTCACCCGCCAGGTGCGCGCGATCGCCCAGGTCGCCACCGCGGTGACCCGCGGCGACCTGAGCCTGCGCATCGACGTCGACGCGTCCGGAGAGCTCGACGAGCTCAAGGACAACATCAACCAGATGATCGCCAACCTGCGCGAGACCACCAGGACCAACCAGGAGCAGGACTGGCTCAAGACCAACCTGGCCCGGATCTCCGGCCTGATGCAGGGCCGCAGGGACCTGGAGGCGGTCGCCGCGCTCATCATGAGCGAACTGACGCCGGTGGTCTCGGCGCAGCACGGCGCGTTCTTCCTGGCTATGCCGGCGCTGCGCTCGGCCGAGCTGGTGCCGGACTCCGCGGACGACGTGGTCCAGCACGACATGGTGCTCCGGCTGATCGGCTCCTACGGGTACCAGCGCCGGGCCATGCCGACCACCTTCCACCCCGGCGAGGGCCTGGTCGGGCAGGCGGCGGTGGAGAAGAAGCCGATCCTGCTGCGCGACGCCCCGCCCGGGTACCTGAAGATCGCCTCCGGCCTGGGCGAGGCCGCCCCGGTCAACGTGATCGTGATGCCGGTGCTGTTCGAAGGCCGACTGCTCGGCGTGATCGAGCTGGCGTCGTTCAACGCCTTCACGAAGATCAGCATGGACTTCCTCGACCAGATCGCCGAAATGATCGGCGTGACCGTCAACACGATCGCGGTGAACACCAAGACCGAGGGCCTGCTGCTGGAGTCGCAGCGACTGACCGCCGAACTCTCGATGCGTTCGGCCGAGTTGGAGGCCCGACAGGAGGAGCTGCAGCGCTCCAACCTGGAGTTGGAGGACAAGGCCGAGCTGCTGGCCACGCAGAACCGCGACATCGAGATCAAGAACTCCGAGATCGAGGAGGCGCGGCAGGTGCTGGAGGAGCGCGCGGAACAGCTCGCGCTGTCCTCCCGGTACAAGTCGGAGTTCCTCGCCAACATGTCGCACGAGCTGCGTACCCCGCTCAACTCGCTGCTGATCCTGGCGAAGCTGCTCTCCGACAACGCCGAGGGCAACCTCAGCCCCAAGCAGGTCGAGTTCTCCGAGACGATCCACGGCGCGGGCTCCGACCTGCTCCAGCTGATCAACGACATCCTGGACCTGTCCAAGGTCGAGGCGGGCAAGATGGACGTCCGTCCGGCCAGGATCGCGCTGGTCCAGCTGGTCGACTACGTCGAGGCGACCTTCCGGCCGCTCACCGCGGACAAGGGGCTGGACTTCGCGGTCAGGGTCTCGCCCGAGCTCCCGGTCACCCTGCACACGGACGAGCAGCGGCTGCAGCAGGTGCTGCGGAACCTGCTGTCGAACGCGGTGAAGTTCACCGACTCCGGGGCCGTCGAACTGCTGATCCAGCCCGCCAACGGCAACGGCGGCCAGCACCGGGTGCCGCAGGCGATCCGCGAGCAGCTGCTGGAGTCCGGCGCGATCACCGACCCGGAGGAGCCGCTGATCGCGTTCTCGGTCACCGACACCGGCATCGGCATCCCGCAGAACAAGCTGCGGGAGATCTTCGAGGCCTTCAAGCAGGCCGACGGCACGACCAGTCGCAAGTACGGCGGCACCGGCCTCGGCCTCTCCATCAGCAGGGAGATCGCCCGCCTGCTCGGCGGCGAGATCAACGCCGAGAGCGAGATCGACCGCGGCAGCACGTTCACGCTCTACCTCCCGCTGCGCGAGGAGCCCGAGCCGGAGGCGGGGACCGGCCCCGGGCAGTCCGCGCACACCGCGCAGTCGGCACATTCGGCCAATTCCCTGCTGTCGCCGAACCCGGCGGCACGCTGGGCGCAGGAGGTGATCGAGGCCGCGCACGAACGCCGTCGCGCCGCCGCGATGCCGAGCCTGTCGCGCTCCCTTCCGGCGCCGCTGCCCGCGCCCGCGCAGGAGCCCGTGTCCGCTCCCACGGCGCCGTCGGCCGGGGCCGGGGAGCAGGAGGCGGCCGCGGAGCCGGGGACGGCCGCCGAGGGGCCGCACGAGGAGGGCGGCGAGCAGCTGTTCGCCCCGTTCTCCGGGCGTTTCAACGGCGAGAAGGTGCTCATCGTCGACGACGACATCCGCAACGTCTTCGCGCTGACCAGCGTGCTGGAGACGTTCGGCCTCGGCGTCCTGTACGCGGAGAACGGCCGCGAGGGCATCGAGGTGCTGGAGCAGCACGAGGACGTGGCGGTGGTCCTGATGGACATCATGATGCCGGAGATGGACGGCTACGCCACGACCGAGGCGATCCGCCGGATGCCGCAGTTCGCCGGACTGCCGATCATCGCCCTGACGGCCAAGGCGATGAAGGGCGACCGGGAGAAGAGCCTGGCGGCCGGCGCGTCCGACCACGTGACCAAGCCGGTCGACACCGACCACCTGCTGGGGGTGATGGAGCACTGGCTGCGGGCGAGGAGGAGGTAG